The region ACGGCAGCGATGCTCCTCTGAAGGGGCAGAAAAGGCCCGCCAGAAAAGCAAAGCTTCCGCGCCAGAGATCAATACGCTGAGCGCGTTTTTCAGCCATGCGCAGCATCGGGCCGTTTCACAAAAATGGGGCGAATGTTCGCGCAGCAGATCGGCATTTTCCTTTGCGATCGGACTGCCCTTTTATGGCCGGGCACACCGGCCCACCGCGACTCACCTACAATCAGGCTTCCTGTGGAATCTTATCCGCGACCAGCGACAGTGCCGCTTCCAGCACTCGTACATCGGCACCCGGCTTATGGGCATTCTCACTTAAATAACGACGCCACTGGCGCGCGCCAGGAATGCCCTGGAACAGGCCCAGCATATGGCGTGTAACGTGTCCCAGATAGGTGCCTTTGCTCAGCTCCGCTTCGATGTACGGATACATCGCACGAACCACTGCGACCGGATCGACAGACGGCGTATCACGACCAAACAGTTCACGATCGACCTGTGCCAGAATGCCGGGATTTTGATACGCTTCGCGCCCCATCATCACGCCATCCATATGCTGCAAATGCACTTTCGCCTCTTCCAGCGTCTTGATGCCGCCGTTAATCGCCATGGTCAGCGCCGGAAAATCACGCTTCAGCTGATAGACACGCGGATAATCCAGCGGCGGAATCTCACGGTTCTCTTTCGGGCTTAAACCAGAAAGCCATGCCTTACGCGCATGGATAATAAAGGTATCGCAGTTGCCCTTATTGGCCACCGTACCAATGAAATCACACAGAAATGCGTAGCTGTCCTGCTCATCAATTCCGATACGGGTTTTCACCGTCACCGGAATACTGACCACATCGCGCATCGCTTTAATGCAATCTGCGACCAGCGCGGCGTCAGCCATCAGACAGGCACCAAAGCGCCCATTCTGCACGCGATCGGATGGGCAACCGACGTTAAGGTTAATCTCGTCGTAACCGCGCGCTTCCGCCAGCTTCGCACATTGCGCCAGAGCTGCCGGATCGCTACCGCCCAACTGCAGCGCCAGCGGATGCTCCTCTTCGCTGTAAGCCAGGTAATCGCCTTTGCCGTGAATGATGGCGCCCGTGGTCACCATTTCGGTATACAGCAGCGTATCGCCGCTCAGCTTACGGTGAAAATAACGGCAGTGGCGATCGGTCCAGTCCAGCATCGGAGCGATAGAAAAACGTTGCGAAGAGAAAGTATCGGTCATGAAACGCAGTAAATCCGGAGTTAGGTGAGTGACGAGAAACTGCGCAATGATACCACAGCAATAACGGGCGACACAGCCGCCCGTTGTTTCACTCACACCGTCGGGGCTGTTGAGGTTGATGAAGCCGGCAGAGAGGGCTCGCCCACTTTCACCGGCGCGGTTTCCCGTGTGTTGAAGGCGACCCAGGTTGAAATGACGCCCAGTAACGAGAACATCACCGCCGGTCCGATCCAGCCGACCATGCCATACACGCCTGTTGCGATGAACGGTAACAGCCCCGCCACCACGGAAGCGCCGTTGTAGCCCAATGAAATCCCCGAGGAACGGACGTTGGCCGGAAACTGTTCGGAGAACCAACTCGACTCTACGGCAAATATCGGGTCATGGCTGAAGAGCAGGGACAGGGCGACAGCGACAATCACCATCATCACTGCACCGGTATTGATCAGCATAAACATGGGGATGCCAAACAGAATGGTGAAGATGGCGCCAATCAGGAATATTGGGCGACGTCCCACCTTATCACTTAGCGCGCCATACAGCAGATGGCTGCCGAGCCCCAGCGCTGAACCAATCAGCGTGCCCCATAACACATGGCGCGTATCTGTGATTTCCGCCAGCACCACATAGGACAACATAAAACTGGTGGTGATGTAGTAGCCACCCGTCTCCGCCAGGCGTAGCCCCATAATTTTGACGATGGTACGCCAGTCGCGACGAATGACCTCCAGCGCGGGTTGTAGCACAATCTGCTTATCTGCTTTGGCTTTCTCGAATTCCGGCGATTCCGCGACTTGCATTCGAATAAAGATGCCGATGGCCACCATCACAAAAGAGATCAGGAACGGCATGCGCCAAACCCAATCACCTTCAAACAGTGCCGCAGAGAGCAGGAAAGAGCCATTCGCCAGCAGCAGGCCGAGCGGGATCCCGAGCTGCGGCACCGCGCCATAGAAACCGCGCTTTTTCACGGGCGCATGCTCAAATGCCATTAACACCGCGCCGCCCCACTCGGCACCGAATCCGATCCCCTGGATCATGCGTAATAAGATCAACAAGATCGGTGCCAGCACGCCAGCCTGCTCATAGGTTGGCAACGCACCGATCAGTACGGTGGCACCGCCCATTGCCAGTAATGACCAGAACAGTACGGTTTTTCGGCCATAGCGATCGCCGAAATGGCCGGCGAGGTAACCACCAAACGGGCGCATCAGGAAGCCGACCGCTAAGGTGGCGAATGCCGCCAGAATGCCGACGATGGGCTCTTGCGTGTGGAAAAAGATCTTACCGAACCAGGCTGCAGCGGCGGTGCCATAGATAAAGAAATCATAGCTCTCCACCGCTGAGCCAATCATTGAGGCGAAAGAGACTTTCGCCGCATTGTCGCGGGTGTTTGCAGGTACAGAAGTCGTGTTCATGTGTTACCCCGGTATTATCGTATTTTTCGGGCAGCAGTGATGGAGCGGTTAATTTGCAGGTTTGCTCCAGGTCTCAATCACTCTGCTGTCATCACGTTGCCCCAATCCGGCTTCTGCTGCCGCCAGATAACGAGCATGAGCGACCTGTAACAGCGGAACCTCAGCGTGGCAGGCGGTCGCCGCCTCTGCCACTAACCCGCTATCTTTGACAAAGATATTGATGGCGCTGGAGACCGAGACATCAGTCCCCTCCAGCATGCGCGGACCACGATCTGACAACATCCACGATCCCGCCGCGCCGCGCTCGACCAGTTTCAATACCTGAGCGGGAGCTAACCCCAGCGACTGTGCGAGATTTAGCGCCTCCGCGGCTGCCACAATATGCACCGAGCAAAGGTGCTGATTGATCACTTTGATCCCCTGCCCCTCGCCAACCTCATCACCCACGATCGACACCGATCCCATGGCTTTGAGTACCGGCTCAACAAGGGCAATGGCGGCAGGTGCGCCGGAAGCAAAAATCACTAACTCACCGGTGCTGGCGCGGGCGGTTCCGCCCGTGACCGGTGCATCCACGACCTGCGCACCGGCAGCAATCAGTGAAGAAGCCGCCTCACGCACCGCTTGCGGCCCGACAGTGGACATGATGACCCAGTGCTGACCAGCCACCTGCGGCAGCGCTTCCGCCACCAGCGCCTGCAGCTGCTGTGGCGTGGCGACCATCACCACTACCACATCCGCTTCAGGTGCTTCTGCAATGCGACTCACCGCTTCAATCCCCTGCGCCTGAGCACGCTGACGCGACGCTTCAAACACATCCACTCCGATTACCGCATGCCCTGCACGCTGAATCTGGCAAGCCATAGGAACGCCAATTGCCCCGGTGCCGACAAATATCACCTTCATGCTGTTCTCCTTTCGCGTCGTTATGCCAGCCAGACGCGAATCGCGCTGACCATCGCTTCTGTGGAAATGCCGTAGCGGTCGTGCAAAGTGGGCAGCGCGCCCGCAGCCAGGAATTGATCTGGCAAGCCGATTTGACGAAACACGGGCATGACCTGCGCATGCATTAACGTGGTCGCCACCGCCTCACCTAAACCGCCGACCACGCTATGGTTCTCAACCACTACCACTAAACGCCCGGCACGCCGGCACTGGGTGATGATGGTTTCAGTGTCCAGAGGCTTAATGGTCGGCACGTGCAATACCGCAACATCGACGTTATCGGCTGCCAGCGCTTTTGCTGTCTCCAGTGCGCGCATTGTCATAATCCCACTGGAAATCAGCAGCACATCACGGCCATCACGCAGCAATTTGGCTTTGCCCAGTTCGAATTGATAATCGTATTCGTTCAGCACCAGCGGCACCTTACCGCGCAACAGACGCATATAAACCGGCCCCTGATGATCGGCTATTGCGGCAACGGCTTGTTCCGTATCCAGCGCATCACAAGGATCAACAATGGTCATGCCCGGAATACCCCGCATCAGCGCGATATCTTCAGTGGCCTGATGGCTTGGGCCGTAGCCGGTGGTTAACCCCGGCAGCGCAGCGCAGATTTTCACATTCAGCTGCTCTTCCGCGATCACCTGATGCATAAAGTCGTAGGCACGACGCGTGGCAAACACCGCATAGGTGGTAGCAAATGGCGTCATGCCCTCCTTCGCCATGCCACCGGCTGCGCCCATCAACAGCTGCTCCGCCATGCCCATCTGGAAATGACGTTCCGGATGGGCCTGGGCGAAGATATGCAAATCGGTGTATTTTGACAGGTCGGCAGTCAACCCAACGATCGACGGCCGGGTCGCAGCAGCTTTGACCAGCGCATGACCAAAGGGCGCAGCAACCGTGGCTTGTCCTTCTGCGGCAATGGAGGCAATCATCGCCGACGTTGTCAGGCGTGGCTTTTTCTCTGTGGTGATGCTGCTCATTGCGTGGCCTCCTGAGCCTGATCGAGGATGGCGATGGCCTGTTGCCACTCGTCAGCATCCACACGAATAAAATGATTCTTTTCACGCGCTTCCAGGAATGGCACGCCTTTACCCATTAGCGTGTCCAGCAGAATGACGCGCGGCTTGGGTTCGTTTAACGCGCGTGCCCGATCAAATGCCTGCTTCACAGCAGCAATGTCATTGCCATCCACACGCTGCACATGCCAGCCAAACGCCTGCCACTTATCTGCCAGCGGTTCAAACCCCATGACCTTGCCAGAGGGGCCATCTGCCTGCTGCTGGTTGATATCCACCATGACGATCAAATTACTCAGTTGATGATGTGCCGCTCCCATCGCCGCTTCCCAGGTTGCCCCTTCATCCAGTTCGCCATCAGACATCGAGTTGTAAACAAAAGCCGGATTTCCTTTATGACGCAATGCCAATGCCATACCGACACCAATCGTCAGCCCCTGTCCGAGCGATCCACCTGAAATTTCCATGCCTGGCGTGTAGGTAGCCATGCCCGACATCGGTAAGCGACTATCATCAGATCCATACGTTTCCAACTCCTCCACAGGAATCACGCCCGCTTCAATCAGCGCCGCATATAGTGCAATCGCATAGTGGCCGTGGGACAGCAGGAAACGATCGCGGCCTTCCCATTCAGGTTCATCCGCGCGGTAATTCATCGCATGGCACCATGCAACAGCCAGCATATCAGCCAGTCCCAGAGCCTGGCCGATATAGCCTTGCCCCTGTACTTCGCCCATTTGCAACGCGTAGCGACGAATACGATAAGCGTGCTGTGACAGCCGCTGTGTAAGGCTCAATTCCGGTTCTGCAAGAGTCGTCATATCTGTTCCTGAAAGAAGAGAAAATCAGCAGAGTTGGCAAGCAGAAGAGCGATCTGTCATGGTGAAAGCTGCAGCGGATTCACGTGCCATTTTCACCTGCTTGCCGTTTAGCAGCAGATTACTCAGCCTTGACCTCTGCCGACAAAAGCAAAAAATGCATCAACTGTTGAATGGGATTCACAAATGACATTATTAAAAAAAGCCCCACTTTCGCTGTTGCGCGCGTTTGAAGCCGCAGGCCGTACAGGAGCATTTACCACCGCAGCGCAAGAGTTAGATTTGTCGCCTAGCGCCATTAGTCATGCGATTCGTAAGCTGGAGGAGACGCTCGACACGCGCCTGTTTCAGCGCAGTACGCGCGAAATCATGCTAACCAAAGAAGGGGCAATCTTGCTGGAACACATCCAGCGGGGATTTGATGAGATGCAGCGTGGGCTTTCGCTCGTCACCGCTGATGAATCGCGACCACTGCGTCTGCACACCGCGCCAAGCTTTGCCCATCAGTGGCTATTACCCCGTCTCGGAAGCTTTATTGCCGCGCATCCACATATTGATCTGCGTCTTTCAGCCAGCACCGAATATGCGCGCTTTGAGCAGGATGACTATGATTTAGATATTGTTTATGGCGAGCCGCGCCCCTCGCCTTACGAGAAAATCCCGCTGGCCGTGGAGGAGTTAACACCGCTTTGCTCACCAGAGATTGCCGCACGCATTCGCTGCCCGGAGGATCTCTATCACCAATCGTTGATTCAGTGCGATGTGCAACTCTACCAATGGAAGGGCTGGTTTGAAGCCAATCACCTGACGCCCCCGCGCCATTATGGTTTGCGCTTTGACCGCAGTTTTATGGCGATTGCCGCTGCCGTTGATGGTCTGGGGGTGGTGCTGGAATCCAAATTATTAGCAGAACGAGAGCTTGCCAGTGGGCGCTTAGTTTGTCCGCTGATTGAGACCACCCAGGAGATTCACTATATCGGCCATTACCTGGTGTTCCCACGGCATCAGCATCGCCACTTCGCGTTAGATAGCTTTAAAGATTGGCTACTTTCCCAGTTGAATCTGGCACAGCTTCGCTGATTGATTACGATCACAAATTCCGCGCCCAATAATGAAACAGGCCGCCAATGGCGACCTGTTTTTGTGAGCATGTTCACGCCATTTCAGGGTGAATGTTAGCGTGATGTGAAATGACGCAATTAGAAGTTAAATCCGAGCTGCAGCATGCCGCCCCAGGTATTATCGTCACCCACTGAACCAGCAAGATCCAGATGCACCGTGTTGTTAAACGGTGAAACGCCCAGACCTGCGGTAAACACATTGGCATCATTTGATTTCATATCCGCACGATAACCCGCGCGCAATGCTAACCAATCCAGCACGCGATACTCGGCACCCACTCCCGCATATTGGCTGCTTTCTTCCGATTTGAAACGTTTGGTTTGCGTCAAATCAACATCGCCTGCCAGGGTGAACGCGCCGTAGTTCCAGGCCAGACCTGACGTGACCAGCGGACGGATTTGATAGGTATCGCGGTAGCCTTCCACTGTTTTGGTGTCGATGTCGCGTGAGATCAGGTTCTGCCCTGTCACACCCAACGTCCAATGCTCACCAAAGTCGGTCGCGATGCCTGCATCAATGTTGAAGCCGGTATCGGAACTGCGGTATTGGCTGTTGTTGATATCACTTTTATCAAAGTTATAAATACTGGCGGTGTAGTTATACAGCCAGGTTTTTTGCAGCTTTGGTGTCACGCCCACAGAAACCGGATGGCCAGCGACATCAAATTCATGTGCAACGGAGACGCCATAATCGGTGACTAACGCCGCAAGGCCATTGCCGCTCGAACGCAGGTTATCCTGATCGCCCGGCCTTGGCGTGATGCTCCCATCCGCGACACCACGCAGATAGGTGATGTCGCTATCAACCACATTGGCGCGCACATGTGCCGTGCCGTAGGCTTTAGTAATAAAGGCAAAGGGCAGCGTATCGTTTGGAACAGTGACGGCAAAAGCGACTCCCGCAGTGCCGTTAGCTTTATTACCTTTCAAATCTTGAAGCTGATTGGCCATATCGCCTGCCGCAGCCTTCAGCTCCGGGTAACCTCTGAGATAATCAGCAAAATCGAAATCATCTATCAGTTGTTTATAACGATCAACACTGTCCGTGATGTCATCAACTTTGTTAATTAATTTGTCTTTGTCGGTAACCTGTACACCGGCTGAAGGGAATATGACGCTGACGTTATCTTCAGGTTTGGCTTTGGTCATCAATGCCGGGTTAGCCAGCACCGCTGAACTCCAGGTTGACGAAGCGACGCCGGTGCCACCCATGGCATCGTTACGCGCGTCATACCATGTACCTGCTGCCAGAGCTGAAGAAGAAAGAAATACTGCATTCAAACCAACAAGATAAGCTACTTTTTTGTGCCTGAATAATGTCTTCACCATGAGCCTGCCATCACCTTTGAAATGTCGCTGAATAACTCAGAAACGAAACAGTTTAGTTAGCCGCTATTCTGAACCCTGGCTAACGCATCATTGCTGTGAATTAAAAGGAAATAGCACTGCTGTTCGCAGAATTGGATACAACCACACCATTCTGCTGTTTAGTTATGCAGAAAAATGAACAAAGCCTAAATTGATGCCAGATATTACTTAAGACCTTTTGAACCTTAGACGCTAACCCGGTGAGTTGCAAAGCAAAAATAGCGTGATAATTACGCTATATGACTGATCTAATGTAGGGTCTGAAATGAGCGGTTTTATCAGCACAACAGGAAGGTTAAGTTAATTTATTGATTAACGAGATTTTTCCTGGACTTTAACCGGGTAAAAAGCAATCACAGCAGGGTAAAAGTTTGTGTGATAAAATAACATCGCCTGCAACCTGGAGAACACTTATGTCAAACCTCACGCCCGCACAACTGCTTACTCAGGCAGAATCCCTTTGCCTTGACCGCGGCGTGCGCCTGACCACTCAACGCGCTGAAGTGCTGCGTTTAATGGCTGAGCAGAATGGTTCGATCAGTGCTTATGATCTGCTGGATCAACTCCGCATCAGCGAGCCACAGGCTAAACCTCCGACCATTTACCGCGCGTTGGATTTTCTGTTGGAGCAGGGTTTTATTCATCGTGTTGAATCGAATAACAGCTATGTGGTTTGCCACCATTTCGACGAGCCTGCGCATACTTCGGTGATGCTGGTGTGTGATGGTTGTGCGGCAGTCAGTGAAAAACACGCACACGGCGTAGAAAAGATTATTTCGGGATTGGCCGATCAGGCCGGATTCTCACTGCGCCACACGGTTATTGAAGCCCATGGTTTGTGCGAGAACTGCGCAGAAGTCGCAGCGTGCAATCATCACGATAGCTGCGATCACGATCATGAGATTGATACGAAAAAGAGAGTGAGAAAAGGGTGAGTGGCACTTCCTTGTGCCTTGCCGACGGGTGATCGGCGGGGTAGGAGCATCTTCCTTAATTTCGGTTACCAGCGGTAATCTTTATTGTGACTTTCCCAGTCTTTCACTTCACTTTCGGCCTGGTCTTTCGCATAGCCGTAGCGTTCCTGAATTTTACCCACAAGCTGATCGCGTTTACCTTCGATGACCGTCATATCGTCATCCGTCAGCTTGCCCCACTTCTCTTTCATTTTCCCTTTAAACTGCTTCCAGTTACCGCTCGCTTCGTCTTTGTTCATCATAATCCTCCACATCATCCTGAGTGAGATGCGATGTTCTCCTAATAAATCAGGAAATCACCCACACAACGCGCTACTCAATTGCGCCGTTTGAGATAATTATAGTAGCCAGATAGGATTACGCAAAAAATACAGAATAATCTGTAGGTTACGCTTCGCTTATTCAAACAGTGAACCAGCTGTCGTGTCGCCAGTGACGTCGCCACATCCACCAGAGCGTCAAGCCGCGCAAGGCAAGAAACACCGTCACCGCCAGCCATAAGCCGTGATTACCGAGCCACGGGAGTGTCAGTAAGGCAAGCCCATAACCCACTGCCGCCATCACCATGCTGTTGCGCATTTCACGCCCACGCGTGGCGCCGATAAACATACCGTCCAGCAGATAACACCAGACACCGATCAGCGGCAGAATCACCTGCCAGCCAAGATAACGATCGGCCATCTCTCGCAGTGGCTCAAGCGAGGTGAGCAACGCCACAATTTGAGGGCCGGTTACCGCATAGATGGCGGCGAACGCCAGGGCAACGATACCGGCCTGACGGCAGGCAGCATGCCAAATCAGTAATAAGCGACTGCGATCTCGTGCTCCCACCGCTTCACCGGAGCAGGCCTCCACGGCATAGGCAAAACCATCCAGCGCATAGGCCGTAAACGTCAGGAACATCAGCAGTACGGCATTCACCGCAACAACATCTGGCCCTAAACGCGCGCCCAGCAAGGTGAGTGACGCGAAACAGATTTGCACCATAAGCGAACGCAGCATGATGTCGCGGTTGAGCCGGAACAGGCGTGCCGCATCACCACGCCAACTCTGTTTTAGCAGATTGAAAGAAATGCCACGCAACTTAAGCACACGTACCACCATCCATAACCCCACTCCCAGCGTGACGTACTCTGCCACCGCCGTTGCCGCCGCCGCACCCGCAACGCCCCAGTGAAGCTTCAGCACAAACAGGAGATCGAGCAGGATATTCACCAGGTTACCGACAATGAGCAGCACCATCGGCGCTCGCGCATATTGCACGCCGAGCAACCAGCCTAAAATCACCAGATTGGCTAAGGTCGCCGGTGCGCTAAGCCAGCGAATGTTGATAAAAATTTGTGCCTGGTGCTGCACTTCCGGGCTGCCGCCCATTAATGAGGCTGCGACCAAACTGAAGGGCGCGCGCAGTAATAAAAACAGCACGCCCGCCACCAGAGCGATCAACAGAGGTTGCGTCAACGCCCGCGCCAGGGCGGTTTTATCGTTCGCGC is a window of Pantoea rwandensis DNA encoding:
- a CDS encoding NAD(P)-dependent oxidoreductase, whose translation is MKVIFVGTGAIGVPMACQIQRAGHAVIGVDVFEASRQRAQAQGIEAVSRIAEAPEADVVVVMVATPQQLQALVAEALPQVAGQHWVIMSTVGPQAVREAASSLIAAGAQVVDAPVTGGTARASTGELVIFASGAPAAIALVEPVLKAMGSVSIVGDEVGEGQGIKVINQHLCSVHIVAAAEALNLAQSLGLAPAQVLKLVERGAAGSWMLSDRGPRMLEGTDVSVSSAINIFVKDSGLVAEAATACHAEVPLLQVAHARYLAAAEAGLGQRDDSRVIETWSKPAN
- a CDS encoding MFS transporter codes for the protein MNTTSVPANTRDNAAKVSFASMIGSAVESYDFFIYGTAAAAWFGKIFFHTQEPIVGILAAFATLAVGFLMRPFGGYLAGHFGDRYGRKTVLFWSLLAMGGATVLIGALPTYEQAGVLAPILLILLRMIQGIGFGAEWGGAVLMAFEHAPVKKRGFYGAVPQLGIPLGLLLANGSFLLSAALFEGDWVWRMPFLISFVMVAIGIFIRMQVAESPEFEKAKADKQIVLQPALEVIRRDWRTIVKIMGLRLAETGGYYITTSFMLSYVVLAEITDTRHVLWGTLIGSALGLGSHLLYGALSDKVGRRPIFLIGAIFTILFGIPMFMLINTGAVMMVIVAVALSLLFSHDPIFAVESSWFSEQFPANVRSSGISLGYNGASVVAGLLPFIATGVYGMVGWIGPAVMFSLLGVISTWVAFNTRETAPVKVGEPSLPASSTSTAPTV
- a CDS encoding CsbD family protein, whose amino-acid sequence is MNKDEASGNWKQFKGKMKEKWGKLTDDDMTVIEGKRDQLVGKIQERYGYAKDQAESEVKDWESHNKDYRW
- the zur gene encoding zinc uptake transcriptional repressor Zur, whose amino-acid sequence is MSNLTPAQLLTQAESLCLDRGVRLTTQRAEVLRLMAEQNGSISAYDLLDQLRISEPQAKPPTIYRALDFLLEQGFIHRVESNNSYVVCHHFDEPAHTSVMLVCDGCAAVSEKHAHGVEKIISGLADQAGFSLRHTVIEAHGLCENCAEVAACNHHDSCDHDHEIDTKKRVRKG
- a CDS encoding transketolase family protein, whose protein sequence is MSSITTEKKPRLTTSAMIASIAAEGQATVAAPFGHALVKAAATRPSIVGLTADLSKYTDLHIFAQAHPERHFQMGMAEQLLMGAAGGMAKEGMTPFATTYAVFATRRAYDFMHQVIAEEQLNVKICAALPGLTTGYGPSHQATEDIALMRGIPGMTIVDPCDALDTEQAVAAIADHQGPVYMRLLRGKVPLVLNEYDYQFELGKAKLLRDGRDVLLISSGIMTMRALETAKALAADNVDVAVLHVPTIKPLDTETIITQCRRAGRLVVVVENHSVVGGLGEAVATTLMHAQVMPVFRQIGLPDQFLAAGALPTLHDRYGISTEAMVSAIRVWLA
- a CDS encoding transketolase; the encoded protein is MTTLAEPELSLTQRLSQHAYRIRRYALQMGEVQGQGYIGQALGLADMLAVAWCHAMNYRADEPEWEGRDRFLLSHGHYAIALYAALIEAGVIPVEELETYGSDDSRLPMSGMATYTPGMEISGGSLGQGLTIGVGMALALRHKGNPAFVYNSMSDGELDEGATWEAAMGAAHHQLSNLIVMVDINQQQADGPSGKVMGFEPLADKWQAFGWHVQRVDGNDIAAVKQAFDRARALNEPKPRVILLDTLMGKGVPFLEAREKNHFIRVDADEWQQAIAILDQAQEATQ
- the dusA gene encoding tRNA dihydrouridine(20/20a) synthase DusA, which encodes MTDTFSSQRFSIAPMLDWTDRHCRYFHRKLSGDTLLYTEMVTTGAIIHGKGDYLAYSEEEHPLALQLGGSDPAALAQCAKLAEARGYDEINLNVGCPSDRVQNGRFGACLMADAALVADCIKAMRDVVSIPVTVKTRIGIDEQDSYAFLCDFIGTVANKGNCDTFIIHARKAWLSGLSPKENREIPPLDYPRVYQLKRDFPALTMAINGGIKTLEEAKVHLQHMDGVMMGREAYQNPGILAQVDRELFGRDTPSVDPVAVVRAMYPYIEAELSKGTYLGHVTRHMLGLFQGIPGARQWRRYLSENAHKPGADVRVLEAALSLVADKIPQEA
- a CDS encoding LysR substrate-binding domain-containing protein, which encodes MTLLKKAPLSLLRAFEAAGRTGAFTTAAQELDLSPSAISHAIRKLEETLDTRLFQRSTREIMLTKEGAILLEHIQRGFDEMQRGLSLVTADESRPLRLHTAPSFAHQWLLPRLGSFIAAHPHIDLRLSASTEYARFEQDDYDLDIVYGEPRPSPYEKIPLAVEELTPLCSPEIAARIRCPEDLYHQSLIQCDVQLYQWKGWFEANHLTPPRHYGLRFDRSFMAIAAAVDGLGVVLESKLLAERELASGRLVCPLIETTQEIHYIGHYLVFPRHQHRHFALDSFKDWLLSQLNLAQLR
- the dinF gene encoding MATE family efflux transporter DinF, producing the protein MRLFSSSDKALWRLALPMILSNITVPLLGVVDTAVIGHLDSPIYLGGVAVGATATSFIFMLLLFLRMSTTGLTAQAFGANDKTALARALTQPLLIALVAGVLFLLLRAPFSLVAASLMGGSPEVQHQAQIFINIRWLSAPATLANLVILGWLLGVQYARAPMVLLIVGNLVNILLDLLFVLKLHWGVAGAAAATAVAEYVTLGVGLWMVVRVLKLRGISFNLLKQSWRGDAARLFRLNRDIMLRSLMVQICFASLTLLGARLGPDVVAVNAVLLMFLTFTAYALDGFAYAVEACSGEAVGARDRSRLLLIWHAACRQAGIVALAFAAIYAVTGPQIVALLTSLEPLREMADRYLGWQVILPLIGVWCYLLDGMFIGATRGREMRNSMVMAAVGYGLALLTLPWLGNHGLWLAVTVFLALRGLTLWWMWRRHWRHDSWFTV
- the traF gene encoding conjugal transfer protein TraF is translated as MVKTLFRHKKVAYLVGLNAVFLSSSALAAGTWYDARNDAMGGTGVASSTWSSAVLANPALMTKAKPEDNVSVIFPSAGVQVTDKDKLINKVDDITDSVDRYKQLIDDFDFADYLRGYPELKAAAGDMANQLQDLKGNKANGTAGVAFAVTVPNDTLPFAFITKAYGTAHVRANVVDSDITYLRGVADGSITPRPGDQDNLRSSGNGLAALVTDYGVSVAHEFDVAGHPVSVGVTPKLQKTWLYNYTASIYNFDKSDINNSQYRSSDTGFNIDAGIATDFGEHWTLGVTGQNLISRDIDTKTVEGYRDTYQIRPLVTSGLAWNYGAFTLAGDVDLTQTKRFKSEESSQYAGVGAEYRVLDWLALRAGYRADMKSNDANVFTAGLGVSPFNNTVHLDLAGSVGDDNTWGGMLQLGFNF